A DNA window from bacterium contains the following coding sequences:
- a CDS encoding secretin N-terminal domain-containing protein, translating to MKTLAVALIGMTSLGIGCAKAQVVRKSPPPPVAVSVASPAPVPAPAPASKPALLPDSPLEGVERPRASAEEFRKPARRYTLVMAGADARELFLSLARENDFNLVLSPEVSGTVTMDIKEATAEELMDEVCGMLGCRAVFGGNTVRIAPEKRATRVFPVDYLLTGRTGSGSLMASTSASGGGGGGVSTTTSESQSTNSVFTEEKGDFWGGLADEIGALLSPGSGKVVINRTSGTVTVTDYIANVEQVEQYLRMIEARVRTGVVIETRILEVTLDDSTKYGIDWTALPDLSSLSLSGSLAGGATAAQGLSTGSTTFQLGVAGSKFNAFLDAQAQAGNLNVLSAPKVSTLNNQKAIIRIGRQDVFFRAVVTPASTTSAAFTTYTPDSVTEGIILSVTPQVGQDGRIMLAIHPSITVKVGTAEAPDKNTAPILDIRETNTVVTVADGETVFIGGMMQERTQETVNSVPLLGDIPYLGALFRSNEQVKKKTELVILISPRVVRTGEGAEIAARERERLQALQRGHHLGGRPQLYGTEGERETLRPWN from the coding sequence TTGAAGACCCTGGCAGTTGCACTGATCGGAATGACGTCGCTGGGCATCGGGTGCGCGAAGGCGCAGGTCGTACGGAAATCCCCCCCTCCGCCCGTGGCGGTCTCCGTCGCCTCCCCGGCGCCCGTCCCGGCACCGGCGCCCGCCTCGAAGCCGGCGCTCCTTCCGGACTCTCCCCTCGAGGGGGTGGAACGGCCCCGTGCGTCGGCCGAGGAGTTCCGGAAGCCGGCGAGGCGCTACACCCTGGTGATGGCGGGGGCGGACGCGCGGGAGCTGTTCCTCTCGCTCGCGCGGGAGAACGACTTCAACCTCGTCCTTTCCCCCGAGGTGTCCGGCACGGTGACGATGGACATCAAGGAGGCGACCGCCGAGGAGCTGATGGACGAGGTCTGCGGCATGCTCGGCTGCCGGGCGGTGTTCGGCGGGAACACGGTCCGCATCGCCCCGGAGAAGCGCGCGACCCGGGTCTTCCCGGTGGACTACCTCCTCACCGGCCGCACGGGATCGGGATCCCTCATGGCGTCGACCTCCGCTTCCGGCGGCGGGGGAGGAGGGGTTTCGACGACCACCAGCGAGAGCCAGAGCACGAACTCCGTCTTCACGGAGGAGAAGGGGGACTTCTGGGGGGGGCTCGCGGATGAGATCGGGGCGCTCCTTTCCCCCGGCAGCGGGAAAGTGGTGATCAACCGCACGTCGGGGACCGTAACGGTGACGGACTACATTGCGAACGTCGAGCAGGTGGAGCAGTACCTCCGGATGATCGAGGCCCGCGTCCGCACCGGCGTGGTGATCGAGACGCGGATCCTCGAAGTGACCCTCGACGACTCGACGAAGTACGGGATCGACTGGACCGCGCTGCCCGACCTCTCCTCCCTTTCCCTGTCCGGCAGCCTCGCCGGCGGCGCGACCGCGGCCCAGGGCCTGTCCACCGGGTCCACGACGTTCCAGCTCGGCGTCGCCGGCTCGAAGTTCAACGCGTTCCTGGACGCCCAGGCCCAGGCGGGGAACCTGAACGTCCTTTCCGCGCCGAAGGTGTCCACCCTCAACAACCAGAAGGCGATCATCCGGATCGGGCGGCAGGACGTCTTCTTCCGCGCGGTGGTCACCCCCGCGAGCACCACCTCCGCCGCCTTCACCACCTACACCCCGGACAGCGTGACGGAGGGGATCATCCTGAGCGTGACGCCGCAGGTCGGGCAGGACGGACGGATCATGCTGGCGATCCACCCGTCGATCACCGTGAAGGTCGGGACCGCGGAGGCACCGGACAAGAATACCGCGCCGATCCTCGATATCCGGGAGACGAACACCGTGGTCACCGTGGCCGACGGGGAAACGGTCTTCATCGGCGGAATGATGCAGGAGCGGACCCAGGAGACGGTCAACTCGGTGCCGTTGCTGGGGGACATCCCGTACCTCGGGGCGCTCTTCCGAAGCAACGAGCAGGTCAAGAAGAAGACCGAGCTGGTGATCCTCATCTCGCCCCGGGTCGTCCGGACCGGCGAGGGGGCGGAGATCGCGGCGCGGGAGCGGGAGCGCCTGCAAGCCCTGCAGCGGGGACATCACCTCGGCGGCCGTCCGCAGCTCTACGGCACGGAAGGGGAGCGGGAAACGCTCCGCCCGTGGAACTGA
- a CDS encoding AAA family ATPase — protein sequence MELIMYGEYFSLKERPFSLTPDPDFLFLSESHQRALDHLLFGLESGEGFIVVTGDIGVGKTTVCRALLRRLPERFATALVVNTLLTEKELLRTVLDDFGAPVPDGTRKDLLDALNRFLLAEAEGGRRPVLIIDEAQNLAPPLLEQVRLLSNLETEKRKLLQIVLFGQRELQEKLRLPELRQFDQRITVRATILPLELRETSRYIQHRMSVAGASGSSFLSPAAERLLHRRSRGVPRRINQLCDRALLAACVRNAARVEREDVVRAAASLSDGSKGAGWTAWPWRWFRLGRGGAA from the coding sequence GTGGAACTGATCATGTACGGGGAATACTTCTCGCTGAAGGAACGGCCGTTCTCGCTGACGCCGGACCCGGATTTCCTCTTCCTCTCGGAGAGCCACCAGCGGGCGCTGGACCACCTGCTGTTCGGGCTGGAGTCGGGAGAGGGATTCATCGTGGTGACGGGCGACATCGGGGTCGGCAAGACCACCGTATGCCGCGCGCTGCTGCGGCGTTTGCCGGAGCGGTTCGCGACCGCCCTGGTCGTGAACACCCTGCTGACGGAGAAGGAGCTGCTGCGCACGGTCCTCGACGACTTCGGCGCGCCCGTGCCCGACGGAACGCGGAAGGACCTGCTGGACGCGCTGAACCGGTTCCTCCTCGCCGAGGCGGAAGGAGGACGCCGTCCGGTCCTGATCATCGACGAGGCGCAGAACCTGGCCCCGCCGCTCCTGGAGCAGGTCCGGCTCCTCTCGAACCTGGAGACGGAGAAGCGCAAGCTCCTCCAGATCGTCCTGTTCGGACAGAGGGAGCTGCAGGAAAAGCTCCGCCTTCCGGAGCTGCGCCAGTTCGACCAGCGGATCACGGTGCGGGCGACGATCCTGCCGCTGGAGCTGCGGGAGACCTCCCGGTACATCCAGCACCGGATGAGCGTCGCGGGGGCCTCCGGCTCGTCCTTCCTGTCCCCCGCGGCCGAGAGGCTGCTCCACCGGCGGTCGCGAGGGGTTCCCCGCCGGATCAACCAGCTGTGCGACCGCGCCTTGCTCGCGGCGTGCGTGCGCAACGCCGCGAGGGTCGAGCGCGAGGACGTGGTCCGCGCCGCCGCATCCCTCTCCGACGGGTCGAAGGGGGCCGGGTGGACGGCGTGGCCGTGGCGCTGGTTCCGGCTCGGGAGAGGAGGCGCCGCGTGA
- a CDS encoding tetratricopeptide repeat protein, with protein MSLLQDALRKAQRLGGSASPPPLPSLRNGTPGKPGTRWKRIAGILAAAFAVGVAGVLFLTRRADAPPSIPMVPAPSRTIPSPSPPAPPPPVATAPSGPGAAAVVPPAPAVSVPASIRPTAKAGSSRVLTPGRRASRTASASSVPPAEVPATAVAAPRPAPGERNVPVLEKFNDGVAALNRGEAEEAVRLLREVTASSPGLVEGWNALGLALLRQKRLDEADAVFTKVLSLSPRYAPALLNAGLLRLEQGRVDEGAALFSRAADLSPGALAPRVNLAVAQARLGKFGQAEETLLAAGRRFPGHPDILYHLGTVYDRVGNRARGVEAYTAFLAASAGSRPAMEDRVRARLREWKASP; from the coding sequence GTGAGCCTGCTCCAGGACGCCCTCCGCAAGGCGCAGCGGCTCGGGGGATCCGCCTCCCCTCCGCCCCTTCCGTCTCTCCGCAATGGAACCCCCGGGAAGCCGGGGACGCGGTGGAAGAGGATCGCCGGGATCCTCGCCGCGGCGTTCGCGGTGGGCGTCGCGGGGGTGCTCTTCCTCACGCGCCGCGCCGATGCGCCGCCCTCCATCCCCATGGTCCCGGCGCCGTCCCGAACGATCCCCTCGCCGTCGCCCCCGGCGCCGCCTCCTCCCGTAGCCACGGCGCCGTCTGGGCCCGGGGCAGCGGCCGTCGTACCGCCTGCGCCCGCGGTGTCCGTTCCCGCTTCGATCCGGCCGACGGCGAAGGCGGGCTCCTCCCGGGTCCTCACTCCGGGCAGGCGGGCGTCGCGTACCGCCTCCGCGTCTTCCGTTCCTCCGGCGGAGGTCCCGGCGACCGCCGTGGCCGCGCCCCGGCCGGCGCCCGGAGAGCGGAACGTCCCGGTGCTGGAGAAATTCAACGATGGAGTCGCGGCGCTGAACCGCGGGGAGGCGGAAGAGGCGGTGCGGCTGCTCCGGGAGGTCACCGCGTCGTCGCCGGGCCTCGTGGAGGGGTGGAACGCCCTCGGTCTTGCGCTGCTCCGGCAAAAGCGGCTGGACGAGGCGGATGCCGTTTTTACGAAGGTACTCTCCCTCTCTCCAAGGTATGCCCCGGCGCTGCTCAACGCGGGGCTGCTCCGGCTGGAGCAGGGACGGGTCGACGAGGGGGCCGCGCTCTTCTCCCGGGCGGCGGATCTTTCCCCCGGAGCGCTCGCTCCCCGCGTGAACCTCGCCGTGGCGCAGGCGCGGCTCGGGAAATTCGGGCAGGCGGAGGAGACGCTGCTCGCCGCGGGCCGCCGGTTCCCCGGCCACCCCGACATCCTGTACCACCTCGGCACGGTGTACGACCGCGTCGGGAACCGCGCACGGGGGGTGGAAGCGTACACGGCGTTCCTCGCCGCTTCCGCCGGATCGCGCCCCGCGATGGAGGACCGGGTCCGCGCGCGCCTGCGGGAATGGAAGGCCTCCCCGTAA
- a CDS encoding helical backbone metal receptor, which produces MSCRVRIAVARRFLAGILPVLLLLASTPGSRAFAAERFPLALTDDRGVTVRLAAPPRRIVSLAPSLTEIVFLLGREGSLAGVTRFCNYPPAASSLPKIGGVSDPDVERIVALSPDLVLCTTDGNPRDKVRAVEEMGIPCFAVAPQDLDAVFTSIERLGVLLGAADRGRTEAGALRRRARLARPSSPDAEKPAVLFVVSTSPIIAAGKGTFMDELVRLAGGRNAAAGFSGRYPRLSVEELVAARPDVIFVAGMAGVERFPPEVTRWKEVPAFRDGAVITLDGDLVTRPGPRLVTALERVSAALAGWRRSRTKSPAAGAGGKR; this is translated from the coding sequence ATGTCGTGCCGTGTCCGGATCGCCGTCGCACGCCGTTTTCTCGCGGGGATCCTCCCTGTCCTCCTCCTCCTTGCGTCCACGCCCGGATCCCGCGCGTTCGCGGCGGAACGGTTCCCCCTCGCGCTTACGGACGACCGGGGCGTCACCGTCCGGCTCGCCGCACCTCCCCGCCGCATCGTCTCCCTGGCCCCCAGCCTCACCGAGATCGTCTTCCTCCTCGGCCGCGAAGGTTCCCTCGCCGGCGTCACGCGGTTCTGCAACTATCCCCCGGCGGCGTCTTCCCTTCCGAAGATCGGCGGGGTGAGCGACCCCGACGTCGAGCGGATCGTCGCGCTCTCCCCGGATCTCGTCCTGTGCACGACGGACGGGAACCCCCGGGACAAGGTGCGGGCCGTCGAGGAGATGGGGATCCCGTGCTTCGCCGTCGCCCCGCAGGACCTGGACGCGGTCTTCACGTCGATCGAACGCCTGGGGGTCCTCCTCGGCGCGGCGGACCGGGGACGGACCGAGGCGGGGGCGCTTCGCCGTCGCGCGCGGCTCGCGCGCCCCTCCTCCCCCGACGCGGAAAAGCCCGCCGTACTTTTCGTCGTCTCCACCTCCCCGATCATCGCCGCCGGGAAAGGGACCTTCATGGACGAGCTGGTGCGTCTCGCCGGAGGGAGGAATGCCGCCGCGGGCTTCTCCGGCAGGTACCCGCGGCTCTCCGTGGAGGAGTTGGTCGCCGCCCGGCCGGACGTGATCTTCGTCGCCGGGATGGCAGGAGTCGAGCGGTTCCCGCCGGAGGTCACTCGCTGGAAGGAGGTACCCGCGTTCCGGGACGGCGCCGTGATCACGCTCGACGGGGACCTGGTGACCCGGCCCGGCCCGCGGCTGGTGACCGCGCTCGAGCGGGTCTCCGCGGCTCTCGCCGGATGGCGGAGGAGTCGCACGAAGTCGCCCGCGGCGGGTGCGGGGGGAAAACGATGA
- a CDS encoding iron ABC transporter permease — MTGGGKKSGAVFPVLAAALLGALALSAATGPVAISPRAAFDAIFRGTDDTPARVLLSLRLPRALLGALVGGALASSGVAFQALLRNPLADPYILGVSGGAAVGALTVALFLSADASPLLPLCAFGGAALSALVVFLLARRRSGVSPERLILMGVVVGAFLNAVIMLMVTLAPPGKIPGALYWLMGDLGQGTPHRVEVLFPYVALGMVLLYLLSRGLDLLLLGDHAAFQAGLSVERVKTATYLTASLLAGSVVAVSGLIGFVGLIVPHGARVLVGSGHRRLLPAAFLLGGAFLVLSDTLARAASPAGELPVGAVTALAGAPFFLYLLRRNGGRS, encoded by the coding sequence ATGACGGGCGGCGGAAAGAAGAGCGGGGCGGTTTTCCCCGTGCTCGCCGCGGCGCTGCTCGGCGCGCTGGCCCTCTCCGCGGCCACGGGACCGGTGGCGATCTCCCCCCGCGCGGCCTTCGACGCGATCTTCCGTGGAACGGACGACACTCCCGCCCGCGTCCTGCTGTCGCTGCGGCTTCCGCGGGCGCTGCTGGGCGCCCTCGTGGGCGGGGCCCTCGCCTCTTCCGGCGTCGCCTTCCAGGCGCTGCTGCGCAACCCGCTCGCCGACCCGTACATCCTCGGCGTATCGGGGGGCGCCGCGGTGGGCGCGCTCACGGTGGCCCTTTTCCTGTCGGCGGACGCCTCCCCGCTCCTTCCGTTGTGCGCCTTCGGCGGGGCCGCCCTCTCGGCCCTCGTCGTCTTCCTCCTCGCCCGCCGCCGGAGCGGCGTCTCCCCGGAGCGGTTGATCCTGATGGGCGTCGTCGTGGGGGCGTTCCTGAACGCGGTCATCATGCTGATGGTGACCCTCGCCCCGCCCGGGAAGATCCCCGGGGCCCTGTATTGGCTGATGGGGGACCTGGGGCAGGGAACGCCGCATCGCGTGGAGGTCCTCTTCCCGTACGTCGCGCTCGGCATGGTCCTCCTGTACCTGCTCTCCCGCGGCCTGGACCTGCTCCTCCTCGGCGACCACGCCGCGTTCCAGGCGGGGCTCTCCGTGGAGCGGGTGAAGACGGCGACGTACCTCACCGCGTCGCTGCTGGCCGGCTCGGTCGTCGCGGTCTCCGGCCTCATCGGGTTCGTCGGGCTCATCGTTCCCCACGGCGCGCGCGTGCTGGTCGGTTCCGGGCACCGGCGCCTCCTGCCGGCCGCGTTCCTGCTGGGCGGCGCCTTCCTCGTCCTCTCGGACACGCTCGCCCGCGCGGCGTCCCCCGCGGGGGAATTGCCGGTGGGGGCGGTCACCGCCCTCGCCGGCGCGCCCTTCTTCCTCTACCTGCTGCGCCGCAACGGGGGACGGTCGTGA
- a CDS encoding ABC transporter ATP-binding protein yields the protein MNPVLSARGVGFGYGDRDVLRGVSVDLLPGEVTILLGPNGAGKSTLIRILSGILAPREGEVLLCGRPPGEFRRREMARLLSVVGQDPPVDFPMTVAAYVGLGRFPHQGFFGGDSPEDREQIQRAMERTELTGLRDRALAEISAGERQRAAVARAIAQGARVMLLDEPTAFLDIRHRVAFYEIVTQLKETVGIAALVASHDLSLCAEYGERIVMLSGGTVAAQGRPEEVLTPENVRAAYGVAVACDRNPATGAIRVTPLRGMPTKRE from the coding sequence GTGAACCCGGTGCTGTCCGCCCGCGGCGTGGGGTTCGGATACGGGGACCGCGACGTCCTGCGCGGCGTGAGCGTCGACCTCTTGCCCGGAGAGGTGACGATCCTCCTCGGCCCCAACGGGGCCGGCAAGAGCACGCTGATCCGGATCCTGTCGGGGATCCTCGCGCCCCGCGAGGGGGAGGTGCTTCTGTGCGGCCGCCCCCCGGGGGAGTTCCGCCGCCGGGAGATGGCGCGCCTCCTCTCCGTCGTGGGGCAGGACCCGCCGGTCGACTTCCCGATGACGGTCGCCGCCTATGTCGGGCTCGGGCGGTTCCCCCACCAGGGGTTCTTCGGGGGAGACTCGCCGGAGGATCGGGAGCAGATCCAGCGGGCGATGGAGAGGACGGAACTGACCGGGCTGCGGGACCGGGCGCTGGCGGAGATCTCCGCGGGGGAGCGCCAGCGGGCCGCGGTGGCCCGGGCGATCGCACAGGGAGCGCGGGTGATGCTGCTGGACGAGCCGACGGCGTTCCTCGACATCCGCCATCGGGTCGCGTTCTACGAGATCGTCACGCAGTTGAAGGAGACGGTCGGGATCGCGGCGCTGGTCGCCTCCCACGACCTTTCGCTGTGCGCGGAGTACGGGGAGCGGATCGTCATGCTGTCCGGCGGGACGGTGGCGGCGCAGGGGCGGCCGGAGGAGGTGCTCACGCCGGAGAACGTGCGGGCCGCGTACGGTGTGGCGGTCGCCTGCGACCGGAACCCCGCCACCGGCGCGATCCGCGTCACCCCGTTACGGGGGATGCCGACGAAACGGGAGTAA
- a CDS encoding TonB-dependent receptor gives MRWMITVIVASWIPGSGIAMAQEPVLIDPVVVTATRIEEKVSEQASSVSVVTREEIELKQPAVAAEALQGIPGVVVQQSGSPGNLANIRIRGGDSNGTLVMIDGFPLNGPSNGQFDISSLPLVGFDRIEVVRGAQSALYGSNAMSGVVNFIPMKAGEGSRAGAGIAGGSFNTLDWKAHGQWGNRKGGFTLGTAGFRSDGNLPNDHTDIVSFLGTGDYRVGDRSTVHAILLSTGESKEIPVTDRGRDPNASKKRRDLLAGARWEIDVTKRFAVSVSAAGFHENLGISFPAAGTTTLVEDYRTKSSRFFLRAEGRYSAGSVSSTFFGVEYNKDHSTDDFFWSDTSFPPPYIDNPSASAYNRSAYLQEELRFGKGAGASLGARIDKNSEAGTKASPRAAVFKELGKSGVTLRAAYGRGFRVPTIFELHGKYGNPDLVPEWADSYEAGGDYRTSDGKAILSATYFYQRKHHQISYQGQNQTTNVDALSRGVEGSATWWIHPSVATVVSYTYTNSRDKHTHREILGVPSQRGMLSLLVTPGTRFEGQLSWRFESDQLEYAPTDWYPGKRPGYGVVDAYATYRIPTPAPEFKEIALFGKVLNLLNREYEERKGYPSPGFNFLLGAEVSI, from the coding sequence ATGCGATGGATGATCACGGTGATCGTCGCGTCATGGATACCGGGTTCCGGTATCGCGATGGCGCAGGAGCCGGTGCTGATCGACCCGGTGGTCGTCACGGCGACCCGGATCGAGGAGAAGGTCTCGGAGCAGGCATCGTCGGTCAGCGTGGTGACGCGGGAAGAGATCGAGCTGAAGCAGCCGGCGGTGGCGGCGGAGGCGTTGCAGGGCATCCCGGGTGTCGTGGTGCAGCAGAGCGGCAGTCCCGGCAACCTCGCGAATATCCGCATCCGGGGGGGAGACAGCAACGGGACCCTCGTCATGATCGACGGATTTCCCCTCAACGGCCCCTCGAACGGACAATTCGACATCAGCTCCCTGCCTCTCGTGGGATTCGACCGCATCGAGGTGGTCCGCGGAGCGCAGAGTGCGCTTTACGGTTCGAACGCGATGTCCGGGGTGGTGAACTTCATCCCGATGAAGGCGGGGGAAGGATCCCGGGCCGGCGCGGGGATTGCCGGGGGGAGCTTCAATACGCTCGATTGGAAAGCGCACGGCCAATGGGGGAACCGCAAGGGAGGGTTCACGCTCGGCACCGCCGGTTTCCGGAGCGACGGGAACCTGCCGAACGACCACACGGACATCGTTTCGTTCCTTGGGACGGGGGATTACCGGGTCGGGGACAGGAGCACGGTCCACGCGATTCTCCTGTCGACCGGAGAGTCGAAGGAGATTCCCGTCACCGACCGGGGGCGCGATCCGAACGCCTCGAAAAAACGCAGGGATCTGCTCGCCGGCGCACGGTGGGAGATCGATGTGACGAAGCGGTTTGCCGTGAGCGTTTCCGCAGCGGGATTCCATGAAAATCTCGGCATATCGTTTCCCGCGGCCGGTACGACAACGCTCGTCGAGGACTACAGGACGAAATCCAGCAGGTTCTTTCTCCGGGCGGAAGGACGCTATTCCGCCGGATCCGTATCCAGTACCTTCTTCGGAGTCGAGTACAACAAGGACCATTCGACCGACGATTTTTTCTGGTCCGACACGTCGTTCCCTCCCCCGTATATCGACAACCCGTCCGCATCCGCCTACAACCGGTCGGCATACCTGCAGGAGGAGTTGCGGTTCGGAAAAGGGGCCGGGGCGAGCCTCGGTGCGCGGATCGACAAGAACTCGGAAGCCGGTACGAAGGCATCTCCGCGGGCCGCGGTGTTCAAGGAGCTGGGGAAAAGCGGTGTGACATTGCGCGCCGCCTACGGAAGGGGATTCCGCGTACCGACGATCTTCGAATTGCACGGGAAATACGGGAACCCCGATCTCGTTCCGGAATGGGCGGATTCGTACGAGGCGGGGGGAGATTACCGGACGAGCGACGGGAAAGCGATTCTTTCCGCCACATATTTCTACCAGCGCAAGCACCACCAGATCAGTTACCAGGGGCAGAACCAGACCACGAACGTGGACGCGTTGTCACGAGGCGTCGAAGGTTCCGCCACGTGGTGGATCCACCCTTCGGTCGCGACCGTCGTCTCCTATACGTATACGAACTCCCGCGACAAGCACACCCATCGGGAGATCCTCGGGGTTCCTTCCCAACGCGGGATGCTGTCCCTCCTGGTGACCCCCGGAACGAGGTTCGAAGGCCAGTTGAGCTGGAGATTCGAAAGCGACCAGCTCGAATACGCCCCCACGGATTGGTATCCCGGCAAGCGGCCCGGGTACGGGGTGGTGGACGCCTATGCGACGTACCGGATTCCCACCCCGGCGCCGGAATTCAAGGAGATCGCCCTTTTCGGCAAGGTGCTGAATCTCCTGAACCGCGAATACGAGGAGAGGAAAGGGTACCCCTCTCCCGGCTTCAACTTCCTTTTGGGGGCGGAGGTGAGCATCTGA
- the dksA gene encoding RNA polymerase-binding protein DksA: MDRVVIEKCRAELQNQLDELLAGAERTVVDMTSVEEENFPDPTDRASLESNRNFTLRLRDRDRKLVAKIKDAVKRIDGGTFGICEGCGGEIEEKRLIARPVTTLCIDCKTVAEEEEVK; encoded by the coding sequence ATGGATCGCGTCGTCATCGAAAAATGTCGGGCCGAACTCCAGAATCAGCTGGACGAACTGTTGGCGGGCGCGGAGCGCACCGTCGTCGACATGACCAGCGTCGAGGAGGAGAACTTCCCGGACCCGACCGACCGGGCCTCCCTCGAGTCGAACCGGAACTTCACCCTCCGCCTCCGGGACCGGGACCGCAAGCTCGTGGCCAAGATCAAGGATGCCGTCAAGCGGATCGACGGCGGCACGTTCGGGATCTGCGAAGGGTGCGGCGGGGAGATCGAGGAGAAGCGGCTGATCGCCCGGCCGGTCACCACCCTGTGCATCGACTGCAAGACCGTCGCAGAGGAGGAAGAAGTCAAGTAG
- the galT gene encoding galactose-1-phosphate uridylyltransferase gives MTELRKDPVVGRWVIISTERAKRPQEFPPEPAPRRDGLCPLCPGSERMTPPEILGYRQGGQPNDPNWTLRVVPNKFPALRIEGELGKAADGIYDRMHGIGAHEVVIESERHDVDLFDLPEKRFEDVLWAYRDRLVDLSKDHRFKSVIIFKNHGAAAGASLTHSHSQLIALPVIPKRVMEEMNGCREYYRFRDRCLFCDIVVQEMEQKVRIVEETGEFLAFSPYAPRFPFETWIVPKRHQCAYEMIEADQAKALAAVFRRTLRRLNLALENPPFNFIVHSAPFQERAADFFHWHIEIMPKLTKVAGFEWGSGFYINPTPPEESAKYLRELPE, from the coding sequence ATGACGGAACTTCGGAAAGATCCGGTCGTCGGCCGCTGGGTCATCATCTCCACCGAGCGGGCCAAGCGCCCCCAGGAATTCCCCCCGGAGCCCGCACCGCGGCGCGATGGGCTGTGTCCCCTCTGCCCGGGGAGCGAGCGGATGACCCCGCCGGAAATCCTCGGGTACCGCCAGGGCGGGCAGCCCAACGACCCGAACTGGACCTTGCGCGTCGTTCCCAACAAGTTCCCCGCCCTGCGGATCGAGGGGGAGCTGGGAAAGGCGGCCGACGGGATCTACGACCGGATGCACGGCATCGGCGCCCACGAGGTCGTCATCGAGTCGGAACGGCACGACGTCGACCTGTTCGACCTGCCCGAAAAGCGTTTCGAGGACGTCCTGTGGGCGTACCGGGACCGCCTCGTGGACCTGTCGAAGGACCACCGGTTCAAGTCGGTCATCATCTTCAAGAACCACGGTGCGGCCGCCGGGGCGTCCCTGACCCACAGCCACTCCCAGCTGATCGCCCTTCCCGTCATCCCGAAGCGCGTGATGGAGGAGATGAACGGCTGCCGGGAGTATTACCGCTTCCGCGACCGGTGCCTCTTCTGCGACATCGTCGTCCAGGAGATGGAGCAGAAGGTCCGCATCGTCGAGGAGACCGGGGAATTCCTCGCCTTCTCGCCCTACGCCCCCCGCTTCCCGTTCGAGACCTGGATCGTCCCGAAGCGCCACCAGTGCGCCTACGAGATGATCGAGGCGGACCAGGCGAAAGCGCTCGCCGCCGTCTTCCGCCGGACCCTGCGGCGCCTGAACCTCGCCCTCGAAAATCCGCCCTTCAACTTCATCGTCCACAGCGCCCCGTTCCAGGAGAGGGCGGCGGACTTTTTCCACTGGCACATCGAGATCATGCCGAAGCTCACGAAGGTGGCGGGGTTCGAGTGGGGGTCCGGGTTCTACATCAACCCGACCCCTCCCGAGGAGTCCGCCAAGTACCTCCGCGAGCTTCCGGAGTAA